The DNA region TCCCCAAGCCCTACGTCGCACTCATGGACGGCATCGTGATGGGCGGCGGCGTGGGCGTGTCCGCCCACGGAGGCGTCCGCGTCGTCACCGAGCGCTCACGTGTCGCCATGCCGGAAACCGGCATCGGCTTCGTTCCCGACGTCGGCGGCACCCACCTGCTCGCCGCCGCCCCCGGCGAACTCGGTACCCACCTCGCACTCACCGGGCAGCCCGTGAACGCCGCCGACGCCCTCATGTGCGGCCTGGCCGACCACTTCGTCCCCTCACAGAACCTGCCCGGGCTCGTTCAGGAGCTCTCCCTGTGCACCACACCGGCGGAGGTGACGGAGACGGTACAGCGATACACGGCGCCGGCGCCGGAATCGGCGCTGGCACCGCACCGGGAGTGGATCGACGACTGCTACGCCGCCGAGACCGTCGAAGAGATCGTCGACCGGCTCATGGCCTGGGGAGCGCCGGCGGGGGAGACGGCCGCCTCACTTCTGGCCCTTTCGCCCACCGCGCTCAAGGTCACTCTCGAAGCGGTGCGCCGGGCCGGGCGGCTCGGCAGCCTGGAAGCGACGCTGGACCAGGACTTCCGTGTCTCGTGCCGGGCCTTCGCCGGGCCCGATCTGGTGGAAGGCGTGCGTGCCCGGATCATCGACAAGGACCGCAGCCCCAAGTGGGACCCGGCGCACCTCGAAGACGTCGCCGCCGCCGCCGTCGCCCGCCACTTCGAACCGCTCGGCGAGGAAGAACTCGGCCTCTGCCGCACTCCCTGAGCCGGACGCCACGGGGGCCGCCCATCCGGGCGGCCCTGGCCGTGACGGCCCCGTCTCGCAGGCCCCCAGCAGGGCGGGCCCCGATCCGCCGCCCGGGTGGTGGTCAGCGCCGGTCAGCCCCGCGGTTTCCCGCGGCCCACCGGTACCGGTCCGTGGTGAGACACGGTCGTCGCCACCGGCGCCTCATCACGGACGCGGGCAGGGGATCAGCGCTCCGGACCCACCTGACTCGGCAGAAGATCCCGCACGAGTGCGAACAGCCGGTCCTCGTTCCCGGCGAGGCCCGCACTCCGCAGGGCCTCGTCCGCCTCCTCGATCGGTGAGGTCAGCAGCGGCAGGTACAACGGCGTGTCGGACGGATCCTCGAGCACCGCGCGTGTGGCTTCCAGTAACCGCACGTACGCCTGGGCCGCGTTGACTTCGTCGTGGCGCATCTCAGCCTCTCCTGGTCGAAGGTGTCGGGCCGTCAAGCATCCCTCAAGGGACTGACAACACCTGCGAACCGTACGCAGAGAGGCTCACCGGCCCGTCACACGCGTGGCACCGGGCGGTGGTTCCACCTCCAGGAAGCGCCGTCGCCGCGGGCCCCGGTACAGCAGCGCCGTCCAGCCCAACCCCCGCAGCACGGCGAGGCACCGGCCCAGAGACTCCTCCTCCTGGTGCGCCGCCCCGCTCCCCGGCGGTCCGGTCCATTCGACCCGCACCGACCCGGGCGACCCGCCCGAGCTCACGCGGTAGCCCGTGGCCGTGCGTTCACCCGAGGGCCGCGTCGCCGACGCGGGCACCCCGGCCGCCTCCAGAGCGAGTGCCACGGCCCGTACCGGCCGGTGCAACTCCCACTCGGCCGGTACACCCTCGGGTGCGGGGTGCTCAGCCCGGGTCAGCCGTCGGATCTGCAGCAATCCCTCGAAGGCCGTCCGCACCGCCCTGGCACGGTCCTCGGACGCCCCCGACGCCTGCGGGCCGTCCCCGGTGGCGGGTTCGAAGGCCGCCTCCCCCGCCTTGTCCACGCGCCTTCGTCCCTTCGCCGGTGCGGTGTCCCGAGGTCAAGTGTGCGCCGAGGCACTGACAACCGGCAGCCGCACCGTACGGACGTGCTCACCCGGCTAGGCTGGGCCCTCAGCGACGCACCCGGAGGAACCAGTACATGCCCGACGCCGACCCGATACCGTCGTCCGCCACCGAGCGGGCCGGCCTGCGGGCCGACTGCGGAAACTGCTTCGGTCTGTGCTGCGTCGCGTTGACCTTGACCGCGTCGGCGGACTTCGCCGTCGACAAGGAGGCGGGCACGCCGTGCTCCCACCTACGTGACGACTTCCGCTGCGGCATCCACACCCGGCTCCGGTCGGCAGGGTTCCCCGGATGCACGGTGTACGACTGTTTCGGCGCCGGCCAGAAGGTCTCTCAGCACACCTACGGCGGTCGGGACTGGCGTCGGGAGCCGGACACCGCCGGGCAGATGTTCCAGGTCTTCCCCGTGATGCGACAGCTCCACGAACTGCTCTGGTACCTCACCGAGTCCCTCGGCCTTCCCGCGGCAGCCCCGCTCCACCCCCAGCTGCGCGCCTCGCTGGAGACCACCGAAGATCTGACGCTGTCCCCGCCGGGGGACCTCGCTGAACTGGACGTGTCAGCACACCGCGAGCAGATCGCCGCCCTGCTGCTGCGCACCAGCGAACTCGTACGCGCCGCCGGCCATCCGCGCAAGAAGCGTAGCCACCGAGGAGCCGATCTCATCGGTGCCCGGCTGCGCGGCGCCGATCTGCGGGGCGCGGATCTCCGCGGAGCCTTTCTCATCGCGGCGGACCTGCGCGGTGCCGACCTGCGGCAGGCCGATGTCATCGGTGCGGACTTCAGGGACACCGAACTGTCCGGTGCCGACCTCACCGACGCCCTGTTCCTCACCCAGGCCCAGCTGAACGCGGCGAAGGGCAATGCCGCGACACGGATCCCCGGGTCACTGGTCCGGCCCTCCCACTGGAGCGACGGCCGTCGCGCCGGGCCCGCCTGACGCCCCGAGCCGCTCCGGCCTCGTACGGATGTCGCCCCCTTGGAACTCCGCGAACGAGCGTCCAGAACACCGGCCCTGAACATGCCACGCACGGGCACACCATTGTCACGAGGTGGAGAAACGGTTCTCCGGCGTATTCGCGGATGGCGGCGCACGACGCCGGGCACATAGGGGACAGCAAGGGAATCGAAGCGCTCCAGTGGAGGTGGTGCCCGTGCTGCGCGGTATCGATGTCAGCTCCCACCAGACGGAATTCGACACGGACGGGGTGGACTTCGTCTTCATCAAGTCCACGGAAGGCCGTTCGTACGTCAATTCGAAACTCGGTGGTCAGGTCAAACGCGCCAGGGACGCGGAATGCGTCGTCGGCTTCTATCACTTCCTCTGGCCGGGAAACCCGAAAGAACAGGCCAAGTACTTCGTTTCCCGGACGCCTGAGAAAGCGGGTGACCTCCTCGCGGCCGACTGGGAACAGACCGGCGACGGCACCCGGGCGAGCAGCAAGGACAAGGACCGCTTCATCCGTGAGGTGAAACGTCTGCGACCGGACCACCGCGTCCTGCTCTACTGCAACCGCACCTTCTGGCGTACGCACGACACGTCCTCGTACGCGGGCGACGGCCTCTGGATCGCGGACTACGGGACCGCGGGCAAGCCTCGTGTCGAGGCGGACTGGCGCATCCACCAGTACACCGACCGGCCGCTCGACAAGAACGTGGCCGACTTCTCCTCGAAGCAGACGATGCGTGACTGGGCGGAGGGCTGAGGCCGCGTCAACACAGGGGCCTCGGCCATCGGCCAATGGAGTGTCCTTTGCCAGCCACGGGTGCAGAGTCCACGGGGATGTCGCGCGGTACCGCCACGAGGGAGGCCATCCTGGTCGCCGAGTCCGCAACGGCCGTCGACCGAAGGAGTGCCGAAGTGACGACGAGGGGCCCCTCAGAATCGGTGGAAGCCGATGCCGCCTACCAGGACGAGACACCCCTGCGGGCGAGGCAGCCGGGGAACGTGGTCATCAAGTGGTTCACCACCACGGACCACAAGACGATCGGCACGCTCTATCTGGTCACCTCCTTCGCGTTCTTCATCCTCGGCGGCGTGCTGGCCCTTGTGATGCGTGCCGAGCTGGCCCGTCCGGGCACGCAGATCGTGTCGAATGAACAGTTCAACCAGGCGTTCACGATGCACGGCACGATCATGCTGCTGATGTTCGCGACGCCGCTGTTCGCCGGTTTCGCGAACTGGATCATGCCGCTCCAGATCGGCGCGCCCGATGTGGCGTTCCCGCGGCTGAACATGTTCGCCTACTGGCTGTACCTCTTCGGCTCGCTGATCGCGGTGGCCGGCTTCCTCACCCCGCAGGGCGCGGCCGGCTTCGGCTGGTTCGCCTACTCGCCGCTCACCGACGCCGTCCGCTCACCCGGTATCGGCAGTGATCTGTGGATCATGGGTCTGGCCTTCTCGGGCTTCGGCACGATCCTCGGTTCGGTCAACTTCATCACCACGATCATCTGTATGCGCGCGCCCGGCATGACGATGTTCCGTATGCCGATCTTCACCTGGAACGTCCTGCTGACCGGTCTTCTGGTGCTGCTGGCCTTCCCGGTACTGGCCGGCGCGCTGCTCGCCCTGGAAGTCGACCGTAAATTCGGCGCGCACATCTTCGAGGCGTCGAACGGTGGCGCGTTGCTGTGGCAGCATCTCTTCTGGTTCTTCGGGCACCCAGAGGTGTACATCATCGCTCTGCCCTTCTTCGGAATCGTTTCGGAGATCATTCCGGTCTTCAGTCGGAAGCCGATCTTCGGCTATGTGGGCCTGATCAGCGCGACGATCGCCATCGCCGGTCTTTCCGTGACGGTGTGGGCGCACCACATGTATGTGACGGGCGGGGTCCTCCTGCCGTTCTTCTCGTTCATGAGCTTCCTGATCGCGGTACCGACCGGTGTGAAGTTCTTCAACTGGATCGGCACGATGTGGAAGGGGTCGTTGTCCTTCGAGACACCGATGCTCTGGTCGATCGGATTCCTGGTCACCTTCTTGTTCGGAGGTCTCACGGGAGTGCTCCTGGCCTCCCCGCCGCTCGACTTCCACGTGTCCGACACGTATTTCGTCGTGGCGCACTTCCACTACGTGGTGTTCGGTACCGTGGTGTTCGCGATGTTCGCCGGATTCCATTTCTGGTGGCCGAAGTTCACCGGCAAGATGCTGGACGAGCGGCTCGGCAAGATGACCTTCTGGACGCTGTTCGTGGGCTTCCACGGCACGTTCCTCGTGCAGCACTGGCTCGGCGCCGAAGGCATGCCCCGCCGGTACCCGGACTATCTGGCCGCCGACGGCTTCACCGCGCTGAACACGGTCTCCTCGGTCTCCTCCTTCCTGCTCGGCCTGTCGATGCTGCCGTTCATGTACAACGTCTGGAAGACCTCCAAGTACGGCAAGAAGATCGAGGTCGACGATCCCTGGGGCTACG from Streptomyces sp. NBC_01754 includes:
- a CDS encoding enoyl-CoA hydratase/isomerase family protein, whose amino-acid sequence is MYDDESVLLHTEGHVLRITLNRPRALNALTHTMVRHIGEALTQAADDDAVVAVVVSGAGDRGLCAGGDIRSIYEDARAGRRASVDFWRDEYRLNARIARFPKPYVALMDGIVMGGGVGVSAHGGVRVVTERSRVAMPETGIGFVPDVGGTHLLAAAPGELGTHLALTGQPVNAADALMCGLADHFVPSQNLPGLVQELSLCTTPAEVTETVQRYTAPAPESALAPHREWIDDCYAAETVEEIVDRLMAWGAPAGETAASLLALSPTALKVTLEAVRRAGRLGSLEATLDQDFRVSCRAFAGPDLVEGVRARIIDKDRSPKWDPAHLEDVAAAAVARHFEPLGEEELGLCRTP
- a CDS encoding pentapeptide repeat-containing protein produces the protein MPDADPIPSSATERAGLRADCGNCFGLCCVALTLTASADFAVDKEAGTPCSHLRDDFRCGIHTRLRSAGFPGCTVYDCFGAGQKVSQHTYGGRDWRREPDTAGQMFQVFPVMRQLHELLWYLTESLGLPAAAPLHPQLRASLETTEDLTLSPPGDLAELDVSAHREQIAALLLRTSELVRAAGHPRKKRSHRGADLIGARLRGADLRGADLRGAFLIAADLRGADLRQADVIGADFRDTELSGADLTDALFLTQAQLNAAKGNAATRIPGSLVRPSHWSDGRRAGPA
- a CDS encoding glycoside hydrolase family 25 protein — encoded protein: MLRGIDVSSHQTEFDTDGVDFVFIKSTEGRSYVNSKLGGQVKRARDAECVVGFYHFLWPGNPKEQAKYFVSRTPEKAGDLLAADWEQTGDGTRASSKDKDRFIREVKRLRPDHRVLLYCNRTFWRTHDTSSYAGDGLWIADYGTAGKPRVEADWRIHQYTDRPLDKNVADFSSKQTMRDWAEG
- the ctaD gene encoding aa3-type cytochrome oxidase subunit I, encoding MTTRGPSESVEADAAYQDETPLRARQPGNVVIKWFTTTDHKTIGTLYLVTSFAFFILGGVLALVMRAELARPGTQIVSNEQFNQAFTMHGTIMLLMFATPLFAGFANWIMPLQIGAPDVAFPRLNMFAYWLYLFGSLIAVAGFLTPQGAAGFGWFAYSPLTDAVRSPGIGSDLWIMGLAFSGFGTILGSVNFITTIICMRAPGMTMFRMPIFTWNVLLTGLLVLLAFPVLAGALLALEVDRKFGAHIFEASNGGALLWQHLFWFFGHPEVYIIALPFFGIVSEIIPVFSRKPIFGYVGLISATIAIAGLSVTVWAHHMYVTGGVLLPFFSFMSFLIAVPTGVKFFNWIGTMWKGSLSFETPMLWSIGFLVTFLFGGLTGVLLASPPLDFHVSDTYFVVAHFHYVVFGTVVFAMFAGFHFWWPKFTGKMLDERLGKMTFWTLFVGFHGTFLVQHWLGAEGMPRRYPDYLAADGFTALNTVSSVSSFLLGLSMLPFMYNVWKTSKYGKKIEVDDPWGYGRSLEWATSCPPPRHNFLTLPRIRSESPAFDLHYPSVRALDEAATRPEESVTVAPGDKQV